The genome window TACTAGTATTGTGTGGAATGCTTGGGTCCCTCCTAAGGTtagttttttttgcttgggaggcaacaTAGGGgaaagttttgactttagacCAATTGCAAAGTAGAGGGTGGTCTTTAGCCAATAGATGCTCCCTTTGTTATGCTCATGAGGAGTCAATTGACCATTTACTCTTGCATTGTGGGAAGGCAAGGCTGTTGTGGGAGCTCTTGTTCTCTTTGTTCAGGGTGGGTGTGTTAGGTGATTCAAGCTTTCATTAGAGAGACCCTTTTAGGGTGGCAGGGCTTGTTcattggaagaaagagaaagaaagtgtgGAGTGCAACGCCTTTGTGCCTCTTttagacaatttggaaggagagaaatagaagatcttTTGAGAATATGGAGCTTTCTGTTCAAAGGCTAAAGTTCTTGTTTTTGTGTAGTTTATTATCTTGGACAAACATGTTTATAGAACATACTTCTATATccttagttgattttattgattggttggggatggattgagggagggagtattttttgttttccctttcctttttgGCACTATTAGGCGACCGTTGTATACACCGTATGTAATTTGGTGCGCCCCTTTTGGCTTTTTTATACAATTtgcacttataaaaaaaaattattagctATTAGGGTGCATCGAAATGGAATGAGCCATGAGGGTGTGTCAAATGAACGATGAACTTTGAGAGTGCATTGATATTAGCCATGAGGATGGGTATCCTCCTCCTCCTGGAGAGGGTGGCTCTTTAGAGAAGAGATTGTTctttagagagaaaaagagaatgatGTAGTTTGTCTCTTTGGGCTTTtcttaaggaaaatgatagttaCCTgtcatttatgttttattttgatTCTAGAGAGGTAGCTGTATTTTTGCTTGGAAAATCAGTGTTAATTTATGCCCCTCTTGacaaataggaaaaagaaaagcacCAGTCATGTGCCTGAGCCCACTCAATAAGGAACTCCTGGTGGCTTTCATTGCACTCGACTGAAGGTGCCTTGCCCTCACAGGCACCTAGCTGGAAAGAACTGATGCTTCACATCCCCTATTGCTGGTTGTTACCAACCACATGCTCAGGAAAGCTTATAAAGTTACAGTGCGGTTTAGTTAAACGGTTTATCAGATAAATTCGCTGGAAAACCAAGCATTGCATGAATAGGAAGATCAATGCTTCCTCAGATAGTTACTTCTAAAGGAAATGGATGCGTTCTTTGCATACAGTTCTTGAACATTGTTGATAGTTTCAATGCAACAGTTTTGGAGATAGCATCAGGAGAtataaacacaattgcatatgTTTCAGTATAAGATTAGGAAATGGTGAAAACTTTTATTTCGTACTGCTGATGCTGCTCCAGTTGCTAGAATGTAGTAGTTTAAGTGGTGAGATAGAACGAGCTATATTTGAGTTAgcttaatttcttattttaaggATAACATAGTACCATCCACTTAATACAGGATTCTTGGAGAGCATGTGGAGAGAGGTGCTTTTGAATActgagaaaacaaaaagtaaagaaGATATGGAATAGCATATGCATTCTTCTTGGCTTTTATGACTTTTTGAGGTGTTCTAGGGTGATAAGGACAAAAAACCACGGGAACCCAGTAAtctttcaaagtcaataaagATTTCATCTTGAAATAGGTTTTAGCTGTTTGAATTTTACATTCTATGCTTACCTCCGGGGCCAAGATTCCATGATTCTCTGATCTGAAAGCTTGTAAATCTGAATGTTGTCTTCTAGCTTCAACCCTGGTTGCTAATTGTTATGTTGTAAAGAGGTTTGGTTTTTGGTTGCTTAGTGAGCCTAACGGAACTTCTTGTTCTTATATGCAAGAAGTTCATTATCATTCTGGGGGGTCtatctttattttcattagATGGAAATAATTTGCATGAGATGCTTTGTTAGATATTTGTGAAACATGCTTTTGAATTGTTTGTGcatttgcttatcaaaaaaaaaaaaaaaattgtttgtgcAAAACATATTACTTGTTTCTCTTATTGCTGTGATATCAGTTAAATGACAGGTGTTATCTGTAAAATGTAGATGGAAAAAGACTCTTCACCCAGCCAGGCATAGGGTGGGAAGATGGACAGCGGATGAAGACAAGCGCTTGAAGGTAGCCGTGATGCTCTTTGGGCCTAAGACATGGACAAAAATAGCTGAATTTGTGCTCGGTCGAACTCAAGTGCAATGTAGAGAAAGGTATTATCGATTAATCTGAAGTAAAGTTTTAATGCAGTTTATTCAATTAGATATTAACACTTGACTCTGGTTGCAGATGGGTAAACAGTTTAGATCCTTCCTTGAACTGGGGCCAATGGACTGGAGAGGAGGATGCAAAGTTGAAAGCAGCAATAATGGAACATGGTTATTGTTGGTCTAAGGTTGCTGCATGCATTCCTCCACGTACAGATAGTCAATGCCGGAGGTGTGAAAATGTGGATTTTAATAGTAAAATGTCTTAATTTTGTCAAACATGAACTGGATTcacattatttttgttgccaaaacTCCTTGGCTTGCTTTCTGaatatttcccatttttttttttttaatttccaggAGATGGAAGGTGCTTTTTCCTCATGAAGTGCCTTTACTTCAAGCAGCCAGAAAGATACAAAAGGTTGCTCTGATATCAAACTTTGTTGATCGGGAGTCAGAACGACCTGCTCTTGGTCCTAAAGACTTTCTTCCAGTGCCAGAAATGGATTCTGTTTCTGAGCCCCAAAAGGATTcacaaaaaaggaagagaaaatcaAAGTATGTTCAAAAACTTAAGCCTGCAGTGATATTGCTTTACATCATTGACTGTATTTAACCTGGTCTTATGTGTTGGTCTTGCGTAGAGTGCAGCCAGAAACTGAGGGGGAAAACAATGCTGCTTCTCGGTAAGTTGTTTTGGGTCCTGTCCCTGGCTTCCTACTTTAGGTTTTGGTAGACACTGCCTACTGCTTTGTATTATTAGATGCTTGCTTTCACAGAGCTTACTTTTCTTGGTATTAAATTATTGGATAATCTTAATCTTTGTTAATTGCCAATGTCCTATGTGTAAGGTTGTGTTTGCTTTAATTTTTGCCTGCTTTTTTTACTCCTTGTCATGAATTTGCAGGAAtgttccaaaaaagaaaagatccCAGAAGCCTCGAAATGGAGCTGAAACCAGTTCCAAGGAAGTCCCAGGAAATAGCAATGCCAATGAAGTTGACAAAGTTGGCGGGGATGATGCGAATTCAAAGAAGAGGAAAAGGGTTAGGAAGCCACAATCGAGGAAGGCTAAATGTTCTGAACCAATACAGGATCGTCCATCATCTGATTTGGATTCAGCAATGTTAGTGATAACTAATGGTGAAGAGGTTGGGGAATTTGCAATGCAAGGTTGTCCATCATCTGATATTGGTTCAGCGATGTTGATGATAACTAATGGTGAAGAGGTTGGGGAATTTGGTGGGCATGATATTACTGACAAGGGAGACTCTCTTGTATCACATTCAAAAAGGGTAAGTACTGTATCCCCTGAAAGTTTGGACCCCCGGATAATTGATGTTGATGGTATTGAGACCATTGGTGCGAATGATACTACCTCACGTAGGAAGAAAAGCACTCCCAAGAGGCATCCTAAAATGAACAAATGTGCTGAACAATCAGGGGAACACCAGGACTCTACCTTGAATGTGAATGGTGCAATGTCAAAAAAGATGAGAAGGGCTCCTAAGCGGcctcttaaaagaaaaatgggtgCTGATCAATCAGAGGAACACCAGGCATCATCATCTCATGTAGATTCGACATTTGATGGGAATAATGCTACCTcaaatatgaagaaaagaaCTCCTAAGCTGCATCCCAGAAGGAGAATATATATTGAACAATCAGAAGAACACCAGGCTTCATCCGCTTGTCTGGAATCAATAACCAGTGGTCAAGCAGTTGGTACATCTGGTGGGGGCATTCTTATTGAGGAAAGGGCTCCAAAACCACAAATGCAAATATGTGTGGAAGCAACAGAGAATAGGCCTGATACTTCCTTACATGGAGATTCAAGAGCAACTGTCTGCCAGCAAGATAGGCCCAAAAGGTCAAGGTCAAGGTCAAGGtcaaaaaataaacctaattcTGAGCAGAGTTCTGGAGCAATAGATGTGGATCCCATTAGTTCCATTTTACATGATGACGCAGATGACATGACACTTGCTTGCTTTATAAACCATAGGCTGCCTAAGAGAAGGCTCAAACCCGCCAAAAATGATGATCAAGGATTCAAAGTTGCTTCCCCTCCAGTGTGAAAGGCATCTAAGATGCTTCCAAAACCAGTAGGACAACTTCATGATGGAAATCAAGGACTTCCCCTTCATGCAAGATTCCAAAATGTTTGAAAACTTATTGTCTCCTGATATGCCAACCATCACAGCAAGTAATGGTGATCCAAGTGGAGTGGATGTGGTTAATATTGGGTCTATTGCCCTCCATGAATCAGTGGAGGAAACAGGTGAAAAAAACTATAGGGTATTTATGAAGTGAAAATTGTTAGATACTAACTGATTCTGGCCGTGGGCTTAACTTAGACCTAAAGGAAGGGGTGGATGATTTAGAATCAAGGAAGATCTCTTGAACAATTTGAGATGGTCGTCTCGCCTGGGGTTATTCAGCAGCCTGCATGTTGGGAATGTGGACGCAGATATCAAACCCACCCAACAACAATAAAAGGAGAGGAAGAGACACATGTTCCCATGTCAATAGATACAAAATTTGGAAGCTGGTGTAAGGCCTACCGAGGTACCAGTTTTCAACCTTAGAGATGAGTACCATCTTTGTATTTGATTTCTTCACACATAGAGATGCGCGTATGCGTTTTTGGTCGAATCTAGTGAGTTTAAGGATTTATAATTATACCTGTATAGCTGCATATACAACAGGGCATTCTTTTTATAATATGCACAGCTGCATATGGAAACATGGCTTTCTTCTAGCTGGATTCTTTTGTCGATTGTTTGTTTGGTGTTCTCGACCTTGAGATTGAGATATCCgaaattttgagaaatgggAATTTGAGTTGAAGTTTCCAGGTATTCGATTTCAGTTGATCTATCAGTGGGTGTGCCATAACCGTGAATTAGTCATGGTGTTCTCTGTAGGGGTggtcttattcttttcttttaggtATCTTCCTTAACACCGAAAACCCTCCCACACTAGAAGAGTTTGTTTTTAATCCAaaccaaattttgaaaatttaatcatCACcctcttttttctcattttaacaAAAGTGTCTCACCCTTTTCTCGTAAATATAaccgtttttttttaaatctacatttcaaataaaaacacggGAAGGGTAGGCCTGTTTGGTTCATGTTTTCATgaattgttttctattcttgaagacaaaaaatttgtttagaaaagggggtatgtttttgtttttgtgttttttgtatTCTCAAAAACCGcttttttgagaacaataaaaagaggtttttattgttttttcactactcaaataatatattgtttttcatattttcttttactttttttttgcgttttcttagttgtttttttgtattttcacaAAAGTGAGTTCCACTCAACCATCACACTCTCACCCGCAAATTCTTTattcttccttaaattattaaaattaatatatttacatatgGTGATAAAGTCAttatttgtttaagaaaattataattgatgtaaaaatttcaaaatgaaataactttttttttaatttaaatgaattgtacatataaaaattatttatatatttataatatcaagttaatggaagaaaacactttattaattaaaaaaataactttcaaacatgttttatgttttatttattataaaaacttttttattaactccatcgaacatgtgttttttttagaacaaaaactattttcaaaaatttagttcccaaaaaactatttttcagaacagttttcaaaaacaacaaccaaacatgccCCTAGATTCACATATTTGGATatttttcatcccttttaactattttttttaattcgaaattcaaaatttttggaGGTAagcaaacaaaatttatttactaTAGAATTGAGCAAAagttttaggattttttatatttaaatgataaaataaattgatgaaataaaggcaatttttttaaaatatttgttttgttataaaatttatttatcataaagaagagataaaaaaaaaatagtttatcatGATTACTAATTATTTAGTTAATgattaataaaattgtaaaataaaatatttttcttttaaaaaaaattagaaattttttatttcatgtataTCATAATTAATATAGGTAAAAAtggtttcttaaaaaaattatttatctacgAACTTATTTAGCATGATGAAtagataaaaaagtaaaaacttttCTTACTTCAATTGATAAAAgaaattagtaaaataaaatattatattaaacttGAGTAGCGAAATGTAATTTTCGGCCCCATGCCAATGCTTAATTGAAATTTAGATGTGTTTGGATTATCTActttttagaaatataaaattttacttctctattataatttgataaataaaacaatcaaTTAGCATAAAAATTATGATACGTGTTTAATTggaaaaagtgagttttgacttattaatttgaaaaaaaacataaaaaatggtcaaattttgtaaattgattttatcttcatatatttaagaatattttataccaaatatattttttggtaagtgaaataattatttcttaaaatgatatttttacttattgTATTAATGATACTATTGTGAGAactgatttaaaatcaataatataataaattttaaagattaaaaatatagttataacaaaaaaaaactttaaatttaaaaatataaatataaaaaaattaaaaatataatatgagtcaatattttatttttaaaatttttaaagtttttttttatttaattgtcatttataacattttaccattatcattttattcatctCGACTTTGCCTTTGACTTTGATACTGATTATTAAATTTGGTTTGATCatcttatttgaaaacttattaATATCCAACGAagataaataagattaaataatatatagtgaaaataaattaaattttacaacATTTATTTGtcttagtttaaataatcgATTCTTCGAACttaacaataaaattattatcgagatgcatgaaaaagtaaataatatgtaaaaaattttatagGTAATTGTtagtaaaattattattatcataaaattcgtatatattatgaaatttaaagctttatataaaaaataaaattaataatttgaaacaCATAAAACAATTTGAATTTTAATCATGCATTATTTACCTCTCACATAGgtcaattaatataattttaaaattaaaatcaaaatattttgcaatagataaaaaaatactttggaaaaaaataaataaatttataattaataacaaatatattgaaataaaaataaaattggatacTTCGACAAAAacggaaaagagaagaaaaaggaaaataaactcCAAACGAAACGGATCCATTAGGGTTTTTCCTCAATGTCATATAATAGTTAGCCACAGCCACCAAAACCCTAATCGCCACAACCCGTATAAATACCTTCTTTCCTATAGGATTTCACTTCCCAGTAGTCGCCTCTCTCACGAAAACCCTAATccgagagaaagagagagagagagctcgAAGATGGCCGAAACCCTAGTTCTCCGCGGTACGATGAGAGCCCACACCGATATGGTGACGGCCATCGCCACCCCAATTGACAACTCCGACATGATCGTCACTTCCTCACGAGACAAGTCCATCATCCTCTGGCACCTCACCAAGGATGACAAGACCTATGGCGTCCCCCGTCGCCGCCTTACCGGCCATTCCCATTTTGTTCAGGACGTTGTCCTCTCCTCCGACGGCCAGTTCGCTCTTTCCGGAAGCTGGGACGGTGAGCTCCGCCTCTGGGATCTCGCTGCCGGCACCTCCGCCCGTCGCTTCGTCGGTCACACCAAGGACGTCCTTTCCGTGGCTTTCTCTGTTGATAACCGCCAGATCGTGTCGGCTTCGCGTGACCGCACCATCAAGCTCTGGAACACTCTTGGTGAGTGCAAGTACACCATCCAGGACGCTGATGCACACTCCGATTGGGTGAGCTGCGTCCGATTCAGCCCTAACAACCTGCAGCCGACGATTGTG of Vitis vinifera cultivar Pinot Noir 40024 chromosome 17, ASM3070453v1 contains these proteins:
- the LOC100268025 gene encoding uncharacterized protein LOC100268025 isoform X2 translates to MASQSGESDDDNDSALDEDLEALRRACILTGSNLNDRATSSGVAATSGAASDADSEGIDDLELVRNIQKRFSIPSEDVPAPLSLKPLSFLPPAVSDEDEDDFEILRAIQKRFSAYHEDTPKSGVDNNLQKKEKVLDSGKQQVDSEDASNSTLNLESFGSKVPENHSSRLGASNFPPLLSKQTSFPKLGHMFVDALKKNRSCQRFLRSKLIELEARLEENKKLKERVKILKDFQVSCRRRMGRALSQKKDARVQLISLPKLKASKNSKVNDKKVSAIYYGPAENAHVANYRMALTEFPLSFTRAKWSKLEMQNLVKGIKQQFQEMLLQKSVDMFSGSERSFEDPNDFDNIMGSITDLEIPPENIRLFLPKVNWEQLASMYVAGRSAAECEARWLNCEDPLINHDPWNVTEDKKLLFILQQRGLNSWIDIAVSLRTNRTPFQCLARYQRSLNACILKREWTVDEDAQLRTAVEDFGEGNWQLIASVLQGRTGTQCSNRWKKTLHPARHRVGRWTADEDKRLKVAVMLFGPKTWTKIAEFVLGRTQVQCRERWVNSLDPSLNWGQWTGEEDAKLKAAIMEHGYCWSKVAACIPPRTDSQCRRRWKVLFPHEVPLLQAARKIQKVALISNFVDRESERPALGPKDFLPVPEMDSVSEPQKDSQKRKRKSKVQPETEGENNAASRNVPKKKRSQKPRNGAETSSKEVPGNSNANEVDKVGGDDANSKKRKRVRKPQSRKAKCSEPIQDRPSSDLDSAMLVITNGEEVGEFAMQGCPSSDIGSAMLMITNGEEVGEFGGHDITDKGDSLVSHSKRVSTVSPESLDPRIIDVDGIETIGANDTTSRRKKSTPKRHPKMNKCAEQSGEHQDSTLNVNGAMSKKMRRAPKRPLKRKMGADQSEEHQASSSHVDSTFDGNNATSNMKKRTPKLHPRRRIYIEQSEEHQASSACLESITSGQAVGTSGGGILIEERAPKPQMQICVEATENRPDTSLHGDSRATVCQQDRPKRSRSRSRSKNKPNSEQSSGAIDVDPISSILHDDADDMTLACFINHRLPKRRLKPAKNDDQGFKVASPPV
- the LOC100268025 gene encoding uncharacterized protein LOC100268025 isoform X1, whose protein sequence is MASQSGESDDDNDSALDEDLEALRRACILTGSNLNDRATSSGVAATSGAASDADSEGIDDLELVRNIQKRFSIPSEDVPAPLSLKPLSFLPPAVSDEDEDDFEILRAIQKRFSAYHEDTPKSGVDNNLQKKEKVLDSGKQQVDSEDASNSTLNLESFGSKVPENHSSRLGASNFPPLLSKQTSFPKLGHMFVDALKKNRSCQRFLRSKLIELEARLEENKKLKERVKILKDFQVSCRRRMGRALSQKKDARVQLISLPKLKASKNSKLLQVNDKKVSAIYYGPAENAHVANYRMALTEFPLSFTRAKWSKLEMQNLVKGIKQQFQEMLLQKSVDMFSGSERSFEDPNDFDNIMGSITDLEIPPENIRLFLPKVNWEQLASMYVAGRSAAECEARWLNCEDPLINHDPWNVTEDKKLLFILQQRGLNSWIDIAVSLRTNRTPFQCLARYQRSLNACILKREWTVDEDAQLRTAVEDFGEGNWQLIASVLQGRTGTQCSNRWKKTLHPARHRVGRWTADEDKRLKVAVMLFGPKTWTKIAEFVLGRTQVQCRERWVNSLDPSLNWGQWTGEEDAKLKAAIMEHGYCWSKVAACIPPRTDSQCRRRWKVLFPHEVPLLQAARKIQKVALISNFVDRESERPALGPKDFLPVPEMDSVSEPQKDSQKRKRKSKVQPETEGENNAASRNVPKKKRSQKPRNGAETSSKEVPGNSNANEVDKVGGDDANSKKRKRVRKPQSRKAKCSEPIQDRPSSDLDSAMLVITNGEEVGEFAMQGCPSSDIGSAMLMITNGEEVGEFGGHDITDKGDSLVSHSKRVSTVSPESLDPRIIDVDGIETIGANDTTSRRKKSTPKRHPKMNKCAEQSGEHQDSTLNVNGAMSKKMRRAPKRPLKRKMGADQSEEHQASSSHVDSTFDGNNATSNMKKRTPKLHPRRRIYIEQSEEHQASSACLESITSGQAVGTSGGGILIEERAPKPQMQICVEATENRPDTSLHGDSRATVCQQDRPKRSRSRSRSKNKPNSEQSSGAIDVDPISSILHDDADDMTLACFINHRLPKRRLKPAKNDDQGFKVASPPV
- the LOC100249027 gene encoding small ribosomal subunit protein RACK1 encodes the protein MAETLVLRGTMRAHTDMVTAIATPIDNSDMIVTSSRDKSIILWHLTKDDKTYGVPRRRLTGHSHFVQDVVLSSDGQFALSGSWDGELRLWDLAAGTSARRFVGHTKDVLSVAFSVDNRQIVSASRDRTIKLWNTLGECKYTIQDADAHSDWVSCVRFSPNNLQPTIVSASWDRTVKVWNLTNCKLRATLAGHGGYVNTVAVSPDGSLCASGGKDGVILLWDLAEGKRLYSLDAGAIIHALCFSPNRYWLCAATEQSIKIWDLESKSIVEDLKVDLKTEAEKSEDTTTTAKKKGKIIYCTSLSWSADGSTLFSGYTDGVVRVWGIGRY